The window TCTCCAACAATAGACAGACACCTCAACTAAGCCAATTTTCAGTTAGTCACTTTAAGTAGCTATTAAGTGTGTGTTGTAAACACCTGATATGGCAAATATGTTGTGTCTCAATTACAAATTGAGCGCGTGAGGACTTCAGttacagttttttttttttgtttaaattattttcaagtggggcccacaccacatttattttttcttcaaaattattttcaCCCTTCTCCGCCAAAAATTTCATCTCAACCAGCAAACCTTCCTTAGAAAAGCCCAAGATTAACTAGCAATAATAAGTGAAAAACAAGTGATTTTTACCCTAGTTCATCATGCCTAATTGTTAAAGCTCCAATTTGTATTGAAATTGGAGAATATTTTGCTTAATTAGTGAACAAACCAAGATGAAACGggtttaaaagaaacaaaatggaTATTGAAGATCTATTGGATTTCTCCTTTTATTTCCTATTCTTTTCGTCCAGTTAGTCCTCCGCCGCTGCCGCCACCGTCGTCTCAACAATTTCCACCACTGCCACCTGCTCCTTTTATCAATAACCCCCCTTCCCCCAAAGTTGCGATCCTCCACCATATCCGAAGCAAGTGATTTGCACCATCTAAGAGTTATTCTTCAAGATCTTGAATCTGAttcatctttttctttaattttggataaaatttCCTTTCTAATAACCACTATATGAAATGGGTCGGGCCGGGCTAGCCCAACCCAGCCCACGTGGGCTTGAGCAATTGACGGTCTGGGCTGGGCTAACCTACCATTTTGAGAAGAGAATGGGAGGAGAGAGCGAGAGGCAACGGCCGGAGAAATTGGGAAGTTTAGATTTTAGGGTTTCTAAATTCTAAATTTCTAATAGAGTAAATTGTACTATACATATTTTTCTCTATATTTAATATAATGGTGAGTGATGACCACTAAGACACTAAccggaaaaaatagaaaataaaaggcATGTATTTTAGCTACCAATACCAATACTTATTAATGAAAAATTGGGAATTGATACTTGACACTTGATAGAAGCTATATCATTAGgatatatatattcttaatggGTTAAAGGATTTttcgttaagaaaattgaataatccgccccaaAACCGATAAgccattaataaaaaaattttaatATGTTCCCCGttcgttaaaccgttaacccgataccaataagtcaTTAAGCTTCGATTTCgatttcggttcgattttgaacacccctaattaCAAGTAGAGTGGTACATGACTCGAGAAAGGTTTTTTTTCTTCACAATTGGTCATTTAGATTTCAAGACTCTTTTCCAGAAATGCAACAAAGAATCACCAATTCTACTTGTTGTGAATAtactattatatatttatattatttctgCACACTCTGAGCTGCTGCTTTTTGGGCTAGTCAATCAGGGTTAGAAATGGGCCTGGGCCAACATTTCATAGAATTTTCCATCTATATTCTCTCATCTCCTTTCTAACAAAGTGTCATACATTATCTGGGCAAATGAAGTTCTCCGAAAAACATGTAGCGTAGGAAGACCAAAAAATGCGAATTCGAAACACACTCATTGACAAGAGAGGTTGCTCTGATGGTCAGAACTCCCACCTACAACTCTAAAATTGTGAATTCGAGTCACCAAATGAGCAATAGCTCCAACGAAGAGGAATTAAAAGGGAGGGAGGAAAAACACACTCGTTCTGAtggagaaaaaaaaagggaaaaaagaaataCACTCATTCCTCTTTTTTTATAGAAGCCCGGCGGCCCCTAATATATGCTCAAAACTCTTTGACATCTAAGGGGACGTTTGGTTAGTAGCGTcggttaaaataaataaataatgagaAAACTACACAGTATAATTGACCCAAAATAATTAtcgataaaaaatattttttttatatttatctagcggatattattatttttggttgatCGACCAAATATGTAATTTACCCTAAATAATTATGGTATAAATTTGTACATGATTTACTTTTTTGTTTGTTATTATTTCCTTTCTCGATATAAGTAAGATGAAATATATAAACGTGTCTTTAAGTTATCTCCAACAATCAGACACACACCTCAGCTAAGCCAATTTCCAGTTAGTCACTTTAAGTAGCTATTAAGTGTATCTTGTAAACACATGATATGGCAAATATGTTGTGTCTCAATTACAAATTGAGCGCGTGAGGACTTCAGTTAcaattgtttttctctttttttttgtttaaattatttttaagtgCGGCCCACACCACATTTATTTTTTCTTCGAAATTATTTCTACCTTCTCCGCCAAAAATTCCTTCTCAACTAGCAAACCTTCCTTAGAAAAGCCCAAGATTAACTAGCAATAATAAgtaaaaaataagtaatttttaccCTAGTTCATCATGCCTAATTGTTAAAGCTCCAATTTATATTGAAATTGGAGAATATTTTGCTTAATTAGTGAACGAACCAAGATGAAACGggtttaaaagaaacaaaatggaTATTGAAGATCTATTGAATTTCTCCTTTTGTTTCCTATTCTTTTCGTCCAGTTAGTCCTCCGTCGCTGCCGCCACCGTCGTCTCAACAATTTCCACTGCTGCCACCTACTCCTTTTATCActaacccccctccccccaaagtTGCGGTCATCCACCATCTCCGAAGCAAGTGATTTGCACCGTCTAAGAATTAATTCTCAAGATCTTGAATCTGAttcatctttttctttaattttagatAAAATTTCCTTTCTAATAACCACTATATTAAATGGGTCGGGCCGAGCTAGTCCAACCCAGCCCACGTGGGCTTGATCAATTGACGGGTCGGGCTGGGCTAGCCCACTATTTTGGCAGGCCTTATAATGATCAGTCCATCCCAGTCATATGTGGGCCACGGGCCCCCACGGGCCGGTccatcattttttaaaatataattttaataacTTTTTAAACTATTCCAATATGTCACAATAAACGttaaaaagtaaaagacaaaagactatatttcattcactaaaagtcaaaactcaaaacaaactattcaagagaaCGTCTATGACGCTTATGGGATATCcaacacatcatcttcatcaaatatatttttatccacttgtgacaaggttgtcttaacatctACAGTTTTATCAACATCTACAAttcatatgcaatattaattagttaaatattaagaatacttaaattaaaaactaataatattcaaattcacatacaaaaatattatcaatTTAAGTATGGAAAAAGTCGTGCAATTTCGAGTAGTAACAAGTGTTTGGACATTTTCATGATGGATGCAACTTCTGTACTTGGTAAGAACACGCTCATCAATGCTAAATGTTGATTCTGATGCTACAGTAATAATAAGAATACTAAGTACATCACGTGCCATCACTGAAAGATCAGGATATTTTCTAGAATGATCCTTCCAATACATGACAATATCCATCTCTTGAAActtctcaagatcaagctttGGTTCCTCTAAGTAAAGATTCAATTCTGACTTTTCATCGCTAGAGGGAGTATCATCCTCAAATGCTTCGAATTCCTATGaagttataataataataataataataataataataataataataatattaataataataataataataataataataataataataataataataataataataataataataataataataatgcaataatattaaaaaaacattCAATTCACAACAAAATGAAAATTACTTACGCTGAATATTTTGAATCCCTTGGTGGGTCTATTTCTATCTTCACTTGATGTAGTCAGAGTACTAGAAGAAGCACTGGCAACATTTTGCTTGTTTGCATAATGTTTATAGAGTTTATACAATTAGGCCCACGGCCCAGCCCAGCCTCAGTCAAGCTTCACTGGCCACGGGCCACAGGCTTACTCGGGCCGGGTTTAAAAGCCTCATTTTAAAATGGGCTTCAAAAATTCTAGCCCAACCCTGCTAAATCACGAGCTGGGATGGGCTGGCCCAACGAGCCAAACCCATATTAATGGCTCTAATCTTAACTCATGTTGTATTAATTTAggaaaaatgatattgtataaCCACTAtaaatagccgaaaaaatatataaaatttatatattttttgtatatatatatatatatatatatatatatatatatatatatatatattctgtatgttatatataaaatttatatattttttgactaTCAAATATAATAATTTCTGACGcgagctaaaaataataatatcccGTTAATTTATACCATCAGGTTTTTTAAAAAGGAGAGCAATTCTCAAAATACTTTTGACTGGGAGTAGTAGTAGTTCCATTTATCATCATACTTTTTGTCTTTGTCCTGAGAAACGTACTCCGGAAAATACATTTTAAATTCATTCAAACAAATTTATACCATTTCACACAATTAGCGCTTGAGTGTGAAAACTCAAATAGACAGCAGTGACTCAGAGAATTAGAATTCAGCTCATGACACTTGGTTTCGAAATGTATGCTCCTGTCACCGAATGTAAATCAATACTTTATCATGACCTGAAACGAATATTGCCACATTTTAAAAATTAGAGCTTTCCTATTGATAAAGTCGCCTGCAAATATTTCAAAATGCCATAGCTAGCCAGCTCAATTTCAGTCTGTAGAAGAAACGTTACGTGTCAATCAACAAAGACCTCTTTGTCATGCAAATTCAAAACACTCAACACGTAACACCCTTCTATCTGTCAAGTTACAACCATTGCAAATCCCAATCTACTTCTTCACTCTATATTACCCATATCTCTCCTCTCTGCTTTCTCACTCTTCATCTATatcctctcttttctctctactGAAAACTCCATATAGCCATatctatttcttttttcattaATTCTCACAAGGGAAAAGAATAATGCAGATTCAACCACGCCCTGAGCAGCAGCTCTCTCGTCAGGTGGCCAAGACCACCACTGCTGTCACCGTGGGTGGCTCACTCATGGTGCTCTCCGGCTTAACGCTGGCGGCCACCGTTATCGGCCTAGCTATCGCTACCCCTTTGCTGGTGATATTCAGTCCTATTCTTGTACCAGCTGTGATAACTGTTGGGTTGATCCTTGCAGGTTTCTTGGCTACTGGTGGTTTTGGAGCCACTGCTTCTTTCGTTTTCTACTGGATGTACAGATACGTCACAGGGAAGCATCCGATCGGCGCTTCCAAGATTGATTATGCGAGGGATAAAATTGCGCATGCAGCACATGATGTGAAGGAGAAGGCGGAGCAATTGGGACATCAAGCAGGGCAACAGATTAAGGGTTGAGAGATTTTCTTATGCATGCATGTGCACCTTTTAATTGTTTGTTAATCGGTTTTGTGTGAGAATGTGAGTCTCGTGTTTGTTGGATAGGGAaatgttgttggattttgtggtagCCGTTACTGGTTCTGTATCAAGATTTACTTTCACTTAACGAGTCTTCTTTTGGTTTTACCCAAATCTTGTTGAGTCTGATTTTGGTTAAtccctaattttttttttagttccGTGGTACATTCGCTATTTCCCCCTCAGAACACAAACGCAAAGTTGCAACGAAACCTTGACAGGAGGAGGTTAATGCTTTTAGACAAAACAAATAAAACTGCAAGGTCTGACCCGATTTACTTTGTTATCTGAACGGAAAAGTCAACATGCACCGATTGATAATTTTGAGTAATAAACACAAATTATCTTTTAAGATTTTGCGTGATAGTAATGGACCATTTCCTCGTCAATTTGCGTTTTACCTTTGAACTTCTAGGTAAGAACCAAATATGTAATCTACGACCAACCTAAGCAAAAGCCTGGCAGTGACAGCAGAAAAATTATTGGCCAGCCGTGAAATTACTGCAAACATGCAACGGAGTTATACGCCAATAGTGGAAATACTCAGTTTCTCGGAAGTAATCTGATTGCACATATATGCATCACCAACAAGAAAGAAACATGGTACGAGAAAGCAGGAAAAGGTGTTGTCAACGGTGAGAAATAAATACGTATTGTGCTCTTATACACTAACACTCCCAAAGGTAAAATCTCAGCCATAAAGCTCTCTGTTCGGTTCAAACTCTTTTTGAAATGGCAATAACGTTAAAGTTGATTGAGTCTGGATTTTTCTCGATCATCTTTTGGATAACTTTAGCTGAATCCTGTAATAAAAGAGAAGGCAATACGTCAACATGATATTTCTAAAAACTCTGTCAATGTAACTAATGCAACCATAGTAGCTACATGATGGGCAGATGAAAGGGACCAGacatgtttgtttttttttttcaagaaaggGCACCTATTTGTTCCGGTGCGAAATCATAAACAAGCTTTATCGAGGATTGCTATGCCGCCTCCATCTTTAGTAACAGAATAAACTAAAAGCAGCTAATGCATCTTTCAAATGACGGAGTGCAGTGCGTCTGTAATGGAGTTGATTTTCAGTGGCTACGTAGTTTCCCTCTTGAACTGTCCCACATCCTTGaatagtttctttttttttcttccttacaGAATGTAAAACTCGTGACATAATCCTATAAATCTAATAAGCTGCACCAACACTATCTAAGAGGATGAACCTAGCTCAATTAGGAactaagctagcgtttggccatagattaccaaatttgttttgaaaaatctattttgggtgaagtttggctTGAAGATGTTGGACAtacgttttcaaaacatattttccaaatttattttagaaaaatatgTGTGTTATTAGGGAtttggcccaaaaccagctattgatttgagatttgggatttggaattttgtcaaaatataagcaaaatctatggccaaacatgtatttgccaaataaaactcaagtatattttggcaaaatctatggccaaacgggtcttAGAAAATGCTAGGAAATCCCCCGAGGCCAATTACCTGCACCCAGTTGTTTCAAGGTGCCATTCTACCTGCTACTTATTTGTTGTTCTTACACAAGGACTATAAATCATTGATTTGTTCTTAATATACAACTAGTAGCCGTAACCGCGCGATGCGTGGTTAATATTAATTATATTAAATTATGATCGGACTTATTTGAACATATTAGATCATAttgctttaataaatttcaatttCATCTTATTTGTCAATATGATATACCCAATAATAAAATCTTTTTTGTCTGcacgcttttttttttttgtaatacaagagaagatatatattttattaatgttgaaatattttttattttaaattttattctgttgttgtcaataatattatctgaattttaatgaataaaatctctattaaattaaagggatTTATATAGtcaattagttattttttgttatgtatttttctttattatattatccaatatttaatataattgtattgttaatagaaatttttattagcatattactttgtttaatatttttgtctacttttttttgtaatataatagaagatatatattttagtactctttaaatattttttattttaaattttatcctattgttctcaataatattatctgaactttaaagaataaaatctctattaaattagacttatatagtcatcgaataacttttttgttttgtatttttctttattatattatccatatttagtattatttcattGTTAATAGAAACCTTTATTAccatattactttatttaaatttttgtatgctactttcttttaataatataatagaagatatatttttttataatttatatattattctattattctcaataacattttctgaataaataaactttgtagttttaaaaagaaaaacaaaaattattaaggaaaacaaagaaattttgaattggcattattttttgtaattttagttttttattttaaaataattttaaaactccaacttgaaactaccctccaatttgaatggacagttattttttttgttaattttggttttttattataaaatattttattttattattttataaatatttaaataca is drawn from Nicotiana tabacum cultivar K326 chromosome 22, ASM71507v2, whole genome shotgun sequence and contains these coding sequences:
- the LOC107771407 gene encoding oleosin Cor a 13-like, with the translated sequence MQIQPRPEQQLSRQVAKTTTAVTVGGSLMVLSGLTLAATVIGLAIATPLLVIFSPILVPAVITVGLILAGFLATGGFGATASFVFYWMYRYVTGKHPIGASKIDYARDKIAHAAHDVKEKAEQLGHQAGQQIKG